From one Butyricimonas faecihominis genomic stretch:
- a CDS encoding translation initiation factor codes for MGNKNNKKERINVVYSTNPNYQYEYNQEEEQETLAPEKQNLRVTLDSKQRKGKIVTLVQGFVGTEENLKELAKLLKNKCGVGGSVKDGEIIIQGEVKEKVLTILRDNKYRAK; via the coding sequence ATGGGCAATAAAAACAATAAAAAAGAGCGGATTAACGTGGTCTATTCCACGAACCCGAATTACCAATACGAATACAACCAGGAAGAGGAACAGGAAACACTGGCCCCGGAAAAGCAAAACCTGCGGGTAACTCTCGATTCCAAACAGCGCAAAGGCAAAATCGTCACCCTCGTACAAGGTTTCGTGGGTACGGAAGAGAATCTGAAAGAACTGGCCAAGCTACTGAAAAACAAATGTGGCGTGGGCGGCTCCGTGAAAGATGGAGAAATTATCATCCAAGGGGAAGTAAAAGAAAAAGTGTTGACTATTCTCCGGGACAATAAGTACCGGGCAAAATAG
- a CDS encoding bifunctional dihydroorotate dehydrogenase B NAD binding subunit/NADPH-dependent glutamate synthase produces the protein MNKILSKTYFSEKVVKLEVEAPLIAKARKPGNFVIVRVGEKGERMPLTIADANLERGSITLVVQVMGVSSRKLCALEAGDYITDLVGPLGKPTHIEKVGTVLACGGGVGVAPLLPIVRAFKEAGNRVISVIAGRNKDLVILEDEIRASSDEVIIMTDDGSYGKKGLITEGMEEVIKREKVDLAVTIGPAIMMKFCEKLTRKYDIPTVASLNALMVDGTGMCGACRVTVGGKTRFTCVDGPEFDAHLIDFDEILSRLGGFKDAEVAKLHDVEVKQEESEHTHGVSDRNEPWRQELRQKVAGKERTSIERVHMPETAPEERIKSQRIEVNQGLTADMAMREATRCMDCVTPTCMEGCPVGIDIPGFVKNIERGEFLQAAAVLKRTSALPAVCGRVCPQEKQCESKCFYLQKLKKPSVAIGYLERFASDFERESGHITVPEVAHANGIKVAVIGSGPSGLSCAGDLAKLGYDVTVFEALHEIGGVLKYGIPEFRLPNSVVDVEIENLKKIGVKFVTNFIVGMTDSVEDLKAEGFKAFYVASGAGLPRFMNIPGENYNGILSSNEYLTRVNLMGADSEDSDTPVYRGKNVVVVGGGNTAMDSVRTAKRLGAERAMIVYRRSEEEMPARLEEVKHAKEEGCEFITLTNPVEYIADERGRVKQVRVQKMALGEPDASGRRSPVPMEGSEYTIDADVVVVAVGVSPNPIVPNSVKGLEISRKGTIVVNDETMQSNLSEFFAGGDIVRGGATVILAMGDGRRAAKHIDEMFKAN, from the coding sequence ATGAATAAAATTTTAAGTAAGACTTATTTTTCAGAAAAAGTTGTAAAGCTGGAAGTTGAGGCACCATTGATAGCAAAGGCCCGTAAACCGGGTAATTTCGTGATTGTACGCGTGGGAGAGAAGGGCGAGCGGATGCCGTTGACCATTGCTGATGCTAATTTGGAAAGAGGAAGTATTACATTAGTGGTACAAGTGATGGGAGTCTCTTCCCGGAAATTGTGTGCTTTGGAAGCAGGGGATTATATCACGGATTTAGTGGGCCCCCTCGGAAAACCGACTCACATCGAGAAGGTGGGAACCGTGTTGGCTTGCGGTGGTGGTGTTGGTGTTGCTCCTTTACTGCCCATCGTGCGAGCTTTCAAGGAAGCAGGAAACAGGGTCATTTCAGTAATTGCCGGACGTAATAAGGATTTGGTGATTCTGGAAGATGAAATACGGGCTTCTTCGGATGAAGTGATTATCATGACGGATGACGGAAGCTATGGAAAAAAAGGTCTGATCACGGAAGGTATGGAAGAGGTGATCAAACGTGAGAAAGTAGATTTGGCCGTGACCATCGGGCCGGCGATCATGATGAAATTCTGTGAGAAACTGACTCGTAAGTATGATATTCCGACAGTGGCCAGTTTGAATGCGCTGATGGTCGATGGAACCGGAATGTGTGGAGCTTGCCGGGTGACCGTGGGGGGAAAGACCCGCTTCACTTGCGTTGACGGACCGGAGTTTGATGCACACTTGATTGATTTTGACGAGATTTTGTCTCGGTTAGGTGGATTCAAGGATGCCGAGGTGGCCAAATTGCATGATGTTGAGGTAAAACAAGAGGAATCCGAACATACTCATGGCGTGAGTGACCGGAACGAACCTTGGCGTCAGGAATTGCGTCAGAAGGTGGCAGGGAAGGAACGTACTTCTATTGAGCGTGTCCATATGCCCGAAACCGCACCGGAAGAACGTATCAAGAGTCAGCGTATTGAGGTGAATCAGGGTCTGACGGCCGATATGGCTATGCGGGAGGCTACCCGTTGTATGGATTGCGTGACCCCGACTTGTATGGAAGGTTGTCCCGTGGGTATTGATATTCCCGGATTCGTGAAAAACATCGAGAGAGGGGAGTTCTTGCAGGCTGCTGCCGTGCTGAAACGTACGAGTGCTTTACCCGCAGTTTGCGGTCGGGTTTGTCCTCAGGAAAAACAATGTGAATCCAAGTGTTTTTATTTGCAAAAATTGAAGAAACCGTCGGTTGCTATCGGTTATCTGGAACGTTTTGCATCGGATTTCGAGAGAGAATCCGGGCATATTACCGTGCCGGAAGTGGCCCATGCCAATGGAATTAAAGTTGCCGTTATCGGTTCCGGACCTTCCGGGTTATCGTGTGCGGGTGACTTGGCAAAATTGGGTTACGATGTGACCGTGTTCGAGGCGTTGCATGAAATCGGCGGTGTATTGAAATATGGTATTCCTGAATTCCGTTTGCCGAATAGCGTGGTAGACGTGGAGATCGAGAACTTAAAGAAGATCGGTGTGAAATTCGTTACCAACTTTATCGTGGGTATGACGGATTCCGTGGAGGATTTGAAGGCGGAAGGCTTTAAGGCTTTCTACGTGGCTTCGGGTGCCGGACTTCCCCGGTTTATGAATATTCCCGGAGAAAACTATAACGGTATCCTTTCTTCCAACGAGTACTTGACCCGGGTAAATCTGATGGGTGCCGATAGTGAAGATTCCGATACCCCGGTATATCGCGGAAAGAACGTGGTAGTCGTGGGTGGTGGTAACACGGCAATGGACTCCGTGCGTACGGCAAAACGTTTGGGTGCGGAACGTGCCATGATCGTTTATCGTCGGAGCGAGGAGGAAATGCCTGCCCGTTTGGAAGAGGTAAAACATGCTAAGGAAGAAGGATGTGAGTTTATCACGTTGACTAATCCGGTGGAATATATTGCCGACGAACGGGGACGTGTGAAACAGGTACGGGTGCAGAAGATGGCTTTGGGCGAACCGGATGCCAGCGGACGTCGTAGCCCTGTACCGATGGAAGGTTCCGAGTACACGATTGATGCCGACGTGGTGGTTGTAGCCGTGGGAGTTTCTCCTAACCCGATCGTTCCGAACTCCGTGAAAGGATTGGAAATTTCACGTAAGGGTACAATTGTGGTGAACGACGAAACAATGCAGTCTAACTTGTCAGAGTTCTTTGCGGGGGGAGATATTGTGAGAGGTGGAGCAACGGTGATTTTGGCTATGGGTGACGGTCGTCGGGCTGCTAAACATATAGATGAAATGTTCAAAGCGAACTAG
- a CDS encoding FecR family protein: MERTERIAQLISARMLGQELTEEEKRELDDWLGEEQANKDLLEEVRSLRGVRQFVQLEQEGYGEQMAAAFAERCRGGKRRSLRRIVLAAVGSAAAVVVLVVGLWMWTGEEGRSLPEVVAVVEDSLSIQRVGTVLTLASGERIDLKQEETEKAATRQRGERVIPAERMAKEHPEAYHTLSVPAGGEFQYVLADGTKVWLNSDSELRFPTSFAGDERRVYLKGEAFFDVVKDSGKQFVVALPEGDIKVYGTRFCITDYGNKPMSAVLTRGSIGFTTTGGEEVRLKPADRLTYEAAEGVLKVEQVDTTLYMSWINKMFVFKGQPLGEIMETLSRWYDLDCVFASEDLKQVRLSGRLNRYQNIQVLLKTYEGIAGLRFEIEGRQVFISRK; the protein is encoded by the coding sequence ATGGAAAGAACAGAAAGAATTGCGCAATTGATTTCCGCCCGGATGCTCGGTCAGGAGTTGACGGAAGAGGAGAAAAGGGAGTTGGATGATTGGTTGGGGGAGGAGCAGGCCAACAAGGACCTTTTGGAGGAGGTAAGGAGTTTGCGTGGGGTACGGCAGTTTGTGCAGTTGGAGCAGGAGGGATATGGGGAGCAGATGGCTGCGGCTTTTGCGGAGAGATGTAGAGGCGGGAAGAGACGTTCGTTGAGGCGGATAGTGCTTGCAGCGGTGGGGAGTGCTGCTGCGGTGGTTGTGCTGGTGGTGGGACTTTGGATGTGGACGGGAGAGGAAGGGAGGTCTTTGCCGGAGGTGGTTGCGGTAGTGGAGGATTCGCTGTCGATACAAAGAGTGGGAACGGTGTTGACTTTGGCAAGCGGTGAACGAATCGATTTGAAGCAGGAGGAGACGGAGAAGGCGGCCACGAGGCAAAGGGGAGAGCGGGTGATTCCTGCGGAGCGGATGGCTAAGGAACATCCTGAGGCATACCACACTTTGTCTGTGCCTGCCGGAGGAGAGTTTCAATATGTACTGGCGGACGGGACGAAGGTGTGGTTGAATTCGGATTCGGAATTGCGTTTTCCGACTTCGTTTGCCGGAGATGAACGGCGGGTGTACTTGAAGGGGGAGGCGTTTTTTGACGTGGTGAAGGACAGCGGGAAGCAGTTTGTGGTGGCTTTGCCGGAAGGGGATATCAAGGTGTACGGTACGCGCTTCTGCATCACGGATTATGGGAATAAGCCGATGTCCGCTGTATTGACCCGCGGGAGCATCGGGTTTACGACAACGGGGGGAGAGGAGGTTCGCCTGAAGCCTGCCGACCGTTTGACGTATGAAGCGGCAGAGGGTGTGTTGAAGGTGGAGCAGGTGGATACTACTTTATATATGTCGTGGATAAACAAGATGTTTGTGTTTAAGGGACAGCCCTTGGGCGAGATTATGGAAACCTTGTCGCGTTGGTACGACTTGGATTGTGTGTTCGCTTCGGAGGATTTGAAACAGGTGCGTTTGTCGGGACGGCTGAACCGTTACCAGAATATACAGGTGTTGTTGAAAACGTATGAGGGAATTGCCGGCTTGCGTTTCGAGATTGAGGGCAGGCAGGTTTTTATATCGAGGAAATAA
- a CDS encoding RNA polymerase sigma factor has translation MEIPMDISTWDDKCMQAFIRENASMFRVFAFRYLQDEEAVDDVLQESYMKLWINRSKIGSVKSPRNYFFSIIKNTIADKRDYFPKGRKELVPADVSDGGLLLRNIIEAQSIRMIGEAIMQLSPQSRQVMQMTLDEMSLADIATALDVSVNTVKTIKYRALKRLATLLSREDFLLLLLF, from the coding sequence ATGGAGATACCGATGGATATTTCGACATGGGATGATAAGTGTATGCAGGCGTTTATTCGAGAAAATGCTTCGATGTTCCGTGTGTTTGCTTTCAGGTATTTGCAGGATGAGGAGGCGGTGGATGATGTATTGCAGGAGTCTTACATGAAATTGTGGATAAATCGTTCGAAAATAGGTTCTGTGAAATCGCCTCGCAATTATTTCTTTTCTATTATAAAAAATACGATTGCGGATAAGCGAGACTATTTCCCAAAAGGTCGGAAGGAGCTGGTGCCTGCGGATGTTTCGGATGGTGGGCTTTTGTTGCGCAATATAATAGAGGCGCAGAGTATCCGGATGATTGGGGAGGCCATCATGCAGTTGTCGCCACAGAGTCGGCAGGTGATGCAGATGACGCTGGATGAGATGAGTCTGGCCGATATTGCTACGGCTTTGGATGTGAGTGTCAATACGGTAAAGACAATCAAGTACAGGGCTTTGAAACGGTTGGCAACCCTGCTTTCGCGTGAAGATTTTTTATTACTGCTGTTGTTTTGA
- a CDS encoding energy transducer TonB: MYVLPVDFRLLKDGSDDLVLCLQNMPVHFRGSLREVITSNLSYPRSAVLDSLEGTVYIAFIVDTNGITKNHWVLRGVRFDLDQETLRVIRLIKFDKPAMQAPGRPVSVLYFCPVKFSLAKVKTSSRDNIKR, translated from the coding sequence ATGTACGTACTACCTGTTGATTTTCGTTTGTTAAAAGATGGATCGGATGATTTGGTACTTTGTTTACAGAATATGCCTGTGCATTTCCGAGGTTCATTACGAGAAGTGATCACCTCGAATTTGAGTTATCCACGTTCGGCAGTTCTTGATTCTCTTGAAGGGACTGTTTACATTGCATTTATTGTAGATACCAATGGAATAACGAAAAATCATTGGGTTTTACGAGGGGTACGATTTGATTTAGATCAAGAGACTTTAAGAGTTATTCGCTTGATTAAATTTGATAAACCGGCAATGCAAGCTCCCGGAAGACCTGTTAGTGTGTTATACTTTTGTCCCGTGAAATTTAGTCTTGCAAAAGTAAAGACTTCTTCTCGTGATAATATAAAACGCTGA
- a CDS encoding energy transducer TonB, producing the protein MIIRCFVFIFLTFLVNKQGFVLQGGVNAGVDDSTSVHKVGTYPVFDGDINDFVKTHLNYPLQARMDSIEEIVYVRFDVDTLGKTHGHHVIWGKHPDLIREALRVSQLVSFKKTATQNGHPVKMSYVRTTC; encoded by the coding sequence ATGATAATAAGATGTTTTGTATTTATATTCTTGACTTTCTTGGTGAATAAACAAGGATTTGTACTTCAAGGGGGAGTTAATGCTGGGGTGGACGATAGTACTTCCGTTCATAAAGTAGGAACTTACCCCGTTTTTGACGGGGATATTAATGATTTTGTAAAAACACACTTGAATTATCCTTTACAGGCACGAATGGATTCTATTGAAGAGATCGTGTATGTTAGATTTGATGTAGATACTTTAGGAAAAACGCACGGACATCATGTTATATGGGGAAAACATCCCGATCTCATTCGTGAAGCTTTACGGGTAAGTCAGCTTGTAAGCTTCAAAAAAACAGCTACACAAAATGGGCATCCCGTCAAAATGTCGTATGTACGTACTACCTGTTGA
- a CDS encoding DUF6443 domain-containing protein codes for MKNVILFLVLVLSPNYIFAQLSIPNIDFKVETNPRRTLFGEVNSVTFRYELKNAMTGSMLIDLINEKLSQPAYNWLEFDFLNDYEITFRVKENNTGVTRRFIFLSTFNQSVVVITQMAQASGVNVFNVSGGGNTIPRMVQNIYLDGSDVNLVYKLYAGDTKIATKVGTGGKLVFTGEFVGNYFIRVERDGLEKRMNGGASFNYFPIINNNISLLDKTLAISSDGDVISTPFVFLFDEESGWNDLREIVKACNDGRVNGWNKEHVLYLSTDINKKKGCIHVIGSPNISQLNRESRVYLGPHDEFLVTQQPGGSVKIFNVYGNGNLILGQKTSILLAGSQHMNYGLYRNSFKVNELMGTGKTLKFSSLTEPGEYTIKAECEGKVIPMNGTIHVRDINVHPPCVTEEVSTGSEHIIRRTTYYDGQGRSVQQVGVGASPGGKDIVTPVVRDGAGRETTTYLPYVMDGNGVFRVNAETEQETFYSNLYGANPVAYTSSRFDDSPYDRVIEQGGLGFSWRLGGGHTTLFSYRKNVANDSVKCYVLVGTSVRLDSTFWPINSLSVQVVTNPEGDMAVEYRDIEGNIVARETRLTTGKRMFSYEVRDMLGRLRYVIPPIQDSLFTSGTKSLTELLCYCYYTEYDDRGRAYKQYKPGAGFVINLYDNRGRLVLTQDAEQRKRGKWSFTKYDELNRPVISGFCTGTETEHRAALASQTIFGETRGTALHGYTNGTYPTAVTANDCYLITYYDNYDWSGQSAVAYSSVDTVGEAKNDNVIGQITGTKTKVLGIVSHQWLLSATYFDKKYRSVQSVSQLYPSGLEIVSNAYDFTGQVTRAKVKQTVGALVTEYNKYFTYDQQGRLVKIDQQITGDNVNGRVTIIENVYDELGRLSAKKLHNGREIQSYQYNVGGNVTSVSSSAFSYTLGYDQVGVTGATARYDGNINAMTWKNGGGMEKAYIYSYDPLGQLREAIYKEKSGTNWTANSTGKYNMYGLAYDLNGNIKSLYRNGATGTTLHALDYTYGTTGNGNAVSKITLNGGALGTYAYNENGNMITDGRRGHSITYNELNLPAEISHGQNKISYIYSADGEKLAQQVAGSSSTYYRGVMIYNGDMLDCIFHPSGVTRKVNNGYVYDYFLADHLGSTRVVLEASASALTPIQTTEYYPFGLAFTYNNLNKNKQLFSGKELQDAELAKEIVGWYDFGSRFYDPVVARWFCQDPASQLTSPYVYCGNNPVAFVDPDGESFLAAFFIGAMANVVLKGFMGNDSGNFWKDYLIGGIAGVAGLGAGMGVGNLISSSSSIGGGFVGGSISGATGGFAGGFVGGVGNSWLYGGNFGQGLKNGMMDGSIGIVTGGLAGGIGRGFSDYRRGYSFWNGVGETTEFSLGQSALKGNEALIAKEYARGRQAIWDTDYLQNRIKDEFNIGEGDWGIKEITTKSGRGYGMDRYGNMYNLKTRSKVGGYARGTSNGSFIHISPMTTNSNTVDFRAISGHELNHAYHFYRFGALANKIYSERVAYEYSFNVYLKSGNLSSAYRIMNTALRNNFWGYYPNRYKIPAYFTFY; via the coding sequence ATGAAAAATGTAATATTGTTTTTAGTTTTGGTGTTATCTCCAAATTATATTTTCGCTCAATTAAGTATACCTAATATCGATTTTAAAGTGGAGACAAACCCAAGAAGAACATTATTTGGAGAAGTGAATAGTGTTACTTTTAGATATGAATTGAAAAATGCTATGACAGGTAGTATGTTGATTGATTTGATAAACGAGAAATTATCGCAACCTGCTTATAATTGGTTGGAATTTGATTTTTTAAATGATTACGAAATAACATTTAGGGTTAAAGAAAATAATACGGGAGTGACTAGAAGATTTATTTTTCTTTCAACGTTCAACCAATCTGTTGTAGTTATAACTCAAATGGCTCAAGCTAGCGGGGTGAATGTTTTTAATGTGAGTGGAGGTGGGAATACAATTCCACGTATGGTGCAGAATATTTATTTAGATGGATCGGATGTAAATCTAGTGTATAAATTATATGCAGGAGATACTAAAATTGCAACTAAAGTCGGTACAGGAGGGAAGTTAGTTTTTACGGGAGAATTTGTAGGAAATTACTTCATTCGTGTGGAAAGAGATGGATTAGAAAAAAGAATGAATGGAGGTGCAAGTTTTAACTATTTCCCGATAATAAATAATAATATATCATTGTTGGACAAGACCCTTGCTATTTCTTCTGATGGAGATGTAATAAGTACACCGTTTGTTTTTCTTTTTGATGAAGAATCTGGTTGGAATGACTTGAGAGAAATTGTTAAAGCGTGTAATGATGGGCGAGTAAACGGATGGAATAAAGAACATGTATTGTATTTATCAACAGATATAAACAAGAAAAAAGGATGTATACATGTTATAGGTTCTCCTAATATATCTCAATTGAATCGAGAAAGTCGAGTGTATTTGGGTCCGCATGATGAGTTCTTAGTAACTCAGCAACCCGGAGGTAGTGTTAAAATTTTTAATGTATATGGAAATGGGAATTTGATTTTAGGTCAGAAAACTTCAATTTTGTTAGCTGGCTCTCAACATATGAATTATGGATTATATCGAAATAGTTTTAAAGTAAATGAATTGATGGGAACAGGGAAAACTTTAAAATTTTCAAGCTTGACAGAACCAGGAGAATACACGATTAAAGCAGAATGCGAGGGGAAAGTGATCCCGATGAATGGCACCATTCATGTGCGGGATATAAATGTGCATCCACCTTGTGTGACAGAGGAGGTTAGTACTGGAAGTGAACATATAATTCGTAGAACTACTTATTATGATGGGCAAGGGCGTTCGGTGCAGCAGGTTGGTGTTGGGGCATCTCCCGGAGGAAAAGATATTGTAACCCCAGTCGTTCGGGATGGTGCCGGGCGTGAAACGACGACTTATCTTCCTTACGTGATGGATGGTAACGGTGTCTTTCGTGTGAATGCCGAGACTGAACAAGAAACCTTTTATTCGAATCTTTACGGTGCGAATCCCGTGGCATATACAAGTTCAAGATTCGATGATAGTCCTTATGATCGAGTGATCGAGCAAGGAGGGTTGGGATTTTCTTGGCGTTTGGGTGGCGGACACACGACACTTTTTTCTTACCGTAAAAATGTGGCAAATGATAGCGTGAAATGTTATGTATTAGTAGGAACTTCCGTGCGACTTGATTCTACATTTTGGCCTATCAACAGTCTTTCGGTGCAAGTGGTCACTAATCCGGAAGGTGATATGGCAGTAGAATATCGGGATATAGAGGGAAATATTGTAGCTAGGGAGACGAGGTTGACAACAGGAAAACGAATGTTCTCTTACGAGGTTCGGGATATGCTTGGGCGTCTTCGCTATGTGATTCCACCTATTCAGGATTCTCTTTTTACAAGTGGAACGAAATCTCTAACAGAATTATTGTGTTATTGTTATTATACGGAATATGATGACCGAGGACGGGCATATAAACAATACAAACCGGGGGCAGGTTTTGTAATAAATCTATATGACAATCGGGGACGCCTCGTGTTAACTCAGGATGCAGAACAACGGAAGAGGGGCAAGTGGAGTTTTACAAAATATGACGAATTAAATCGGCCTGTCATATCTGGTTTCTGCACGGGGACGGAAACGGAACATCGTGCAGCATTGGCATCCCAGACGATTTTCGGTGAAACGAGGGGAACTGCTTTACATGGTTACACGAACGGGACTTATCCCACGGCAGTCACGGCTAATGACTGTTATCTTATCACGTATTATGATAATTACGATTGGAGCGGGCAATCCGCAGTGGCTTATTCTTCAGTCGATACCGTTGGAGAGGCTAAAAATGATAACGTGATAGGGCAAATTACTGGAACAAAGACGAAAGTGCTTGGAATTGTGTCGCATCAGTGGTTATTATCAGCCACGTATTTTGATAAGAAGTATCGTTCCGTTCAGAGTGTGTCTCAGCTTTATCCTTCCGGTTTGGAAATTGTTTCGAATGCCTATGATTTTACAGGCCAAGTTACTCGGGCGAAAGTGAAACAAACTGTGGGGGCTTTGGTAACGGAATATAACAAGTATTTCACGTATGATCAACAAGGACGGCTTGTGAAGATCGATCAGCAGATAACTGGAGATAATGTTAACGGACGAGTGACAATTATTGAGAATGTGTACGATGAACTGGGGCGTTTGTCTGCCAAGAAACTGCATAACGGGAGGGAAATACAATCTTACCAGTATAATGTGGGGGGAAATGTTACGAGCGTGTCATCATCCGCTTTTAGTTATACGTTAGGTTATGATCAGGTCGGCGTGACAGGGGCTACCGCACGTTATGATGGTAATATCAATGCCATGACGTGGAAAAATGGAGGTGGTATGGAAAAGGCTTATATTTATTCTTATGATCCGTTAGGGCAGCTAAGAGAGGCTATTTATAAAGAAAAGAGCGGGACAAATTGGACTGCAAATTCCACGGGAAAATATAATATGTATGGTCTTGCTTATGATTTGAATGGAAATATCAAGAGTTTATATCGAAATGGAGCAACGGGAACAACTCTTCATGCTCTGGATTACACGTACGGTACAACGGGTAACGGTAATGCCGTCAGTAAAATCACGTTGAACGGGGGTGCACTTGGAACTTATGCGTATAACGAGAATGGTAATATGATAACAGACGGACGGCGAGGTCACTCAATTACTTATAACGAATTGAATTTACCTGCTGAAATCAGTCATGGACAAAATAAAATATCGTATATTTACAGTGCGGATGGCGAGAAGTTAGCCCAGCAAGTTGCGGGGAGTTCTTCGACGTATTATCGGGGAGTGATGATATATAACGGGGATATGCTTGATTGTATTTTTCACCCTTCCGGGGTAACTAGAAAAGTGAACAATGGCTATGTTTACGATTATTTTTTAGCCGATCATCTTGGTAGTACTCGGGTTGTGTTAGAGGCAAGTGCTAGTGCGCTTACACCTATACAGACAACCGAATATTATCCTTTTGGTTTGGCGTTCACGTATAATAATCTTAACAAAAACAAGCAATTGTTTAGTGGTAAAGAGTTGCAGGATGCGGAATTAGCCAAGGAGATAGTGGGTTGGTATGATTTCGGTTCAAGATTCTATGATCCTGTTGTAGCAAGATGGTTTTGTCAAGACCCTGCATCACAATTAACTTCTCCCTACGTGTATTGCGGCAATAATCCGGTGGCGTTTGTTGATCCGGATGGAGAATCGTTTCTTGCAGCTTTTTTTATTGGGGCTATGGCTAATGTCGTTTTAAAAGGATTTATGGGAAATGATAGTGGAAATTTTTGGAAAGACTATCTTATAGGAGGAATTGCTGGTGTTGCAGGATTGGGAGCAGGAATGGGAGTGGGTAATTTAATCTCGTCGAGTTCTTCGATTGGAGGGGGATTTGTTGGAGGTTCTATTTCTGGAGCAACTGGAGGCTTTGCTGGTGGTTTTGTCGGAGGGGTTGGAAATTCATGGCTTTACGGGGGAAACTTTGGGCAAGGTCTAAAAAATGGAATGATGGATGGTAGTATTGGAATAGTTACAGGAGGATTGGCCGGGGGAATAGGACGAGGTTTTTCCGATTATCGTAGAGGGTATAGTTTTTGGAATGGGGTCGGAGAGACTACAGAGTTTTCTTTGGGACAAAGTGCTTTGAAAGGTAATGAAGCATTGATTGCAAAAGAATATGCCCGAGGTCGTCAAGCGATATGGGATACAGATTATTTACAAAATAGAATAAAAGACGAGTTTAATATTGGAGAAGGTGATTGGGGAATAAAAGAAATTACAACAAAATCTGGACGAGGTTACGGGATGGATCGTTATGGAAATATGTACAATTTGAAAACTAGATCAAAAGTAGGTGGATATGCACGTGGGACTTCAAACGGCTCATTTATACATATATCACCGATGACAACAAATTCAAATACAGTTGATTTTAGAGCTATTAGTGGACATGAACTTAATCATGCCTATCATTTTTATCGATTTGGAGCATTAGCAAATAAGATTTATTCTGAACGAGTTGCATATGAATATAGCTTTAATGTTTACTTGAAAAGTGGGAATTTAAGCTCTGCCTATAGAATAATGAATACGGCATTACGTAATAATTTCTGGGGCTATTATCCCAATCGCTATAAGATTCCCGCATATTTTACCTTTTACTGA